In Saccharolobus solfataricus, a genomic segment contains:
- a CDS encoding HEPN domain-containing protein encodes MILNDMNFTTYRKLLTTAKDYLKASELSFEHNLYEASALNSEISAQLSLIFKLGIEPPRTHGIRELLSLIYAKLGDKRISDFTKENREKLIILENVRGKSQYGLPPVSRDEAEIALSTAQEILKLVESLWNL; translated from the coding sequence ATGATATTAAATGACATGAACTTCACGACTTATCGGAAACTGTTGACAACGGCAAAGGATTACTTAAAAGCTTCCGAACTGTCATTTGAGCACAACCTTTATGAAGCCTCAGCATTAAACAGTGAAATTTCAGCCCAACTCTCCTTAATTTTCAAGTTAGGAATAGAGCCTCCCCGAACTCACGGGATTAGAGAGTTACTTTCATTAATATACGCGAAACTTGGAGATAAAAGGATAAGTGACTTTACGAAGGAGAATAGAGAAAAACTCATTATTCTAGAGAACGTGAGAGGAAAGTCACAGTACGGTTTACCTCCAGTGTCTAGGGACGAGGCTGAAATAGCTTTAAGTACTGCGCAGGAAATACTAAAACTTGTAGAATCATTATGGAACCTATAG
- a CDS encoding nucleotidyltransferase domain-containing protein — protein MEPIEKIKLLRNWREALRKLNLERFEEVYVFGSVVSDKITGASDIDLILVIKRGEDRNKALIGFFDEVESKLGEKASYLFDVKVIYEDEKELPPYKFFLRDAVRVK, from the coding sequence ATGGAACCTATAGAGAAGATAAAGTTATTACGAAACTGGAGGGAAGCACTTAGAAAGCTTAACCTTGAAAGATTTGAAGAAGTATATGTGTTCGGCTCTGTAGTAAGCGACAAGATAACTGGGGCAAGTGATATTGACTTAATCTTGGTTATTAAACGGGGTGAAGATAGGAATAAAGCGCTAATAGGCTTCTTCGATGAGGTCGAGAGCAAACTAGGGGAGAAAGCATCATATCTGTTTGACGTTAAAGTAATTTATGAAGATGAGAAAGAATTACCGCCATACAAGTTCTTTCTCAGAGATGCAGTGAGAGTAAAATGA